The following DNA comes from Streptomyces sp. NBC_00273.
CTGGCCGATCGGTCCAGGTGGAGCAGGCCATCAGCACGAAGTCCTGCACGGCGGTCGCGGCCCGGGAGCGCTCGAAGTCGATCCATCCGGCCTGCTGCCGGGCGGTCGACCACATGAGGTTTCGGTGCCACGCGTCGCCGTGGATGAATGCGAGCGGCAGCGGCGGCAGGGCCCGCAGCTCCTCGGCCAGCCGGCGTACGAGCTTCTGCTCCGGCGCGGTCAGCTCGTCCCCGGCCGCCGCCAGATGCCCTTCGGCACCCTCGGCCGCGGCCTGCAGCGCCTGCTCTGCCTCGGCCCGTCGAGGACCGGACTGATCACTGGCCGCGTGGAGGCGAGCCAGCAGGGCACCACCGTGCCGGTGCGCGCGGGCTTCCTCCACGGGCGAGAGCTCCAGCTGCTTGAGCGGCCGTCCGGGGACGGCGGTCAGCAGTAGTGCCAGATCCTCCGCGCTCGAGGCGCGCAGCTGCGGCGCGCCGCCGGCGCCGAGGGCCGGTGCAGCACTTCGCAGCGCGAGCGTCTCGCGCTCGTACATCACGGCCTTGGGCGAGATCTTCAGGTAGAAGCGGAGTTCGCCGGGCAGGTCGAGCCGCCAGACGCGGGAGTTTGCGCGTGGATGGCTGACGTCCGTGACGGCGGGACGGGCGCCGAGTTCCCGGCTGGCCCACGCGAGCAGGGCAGGGGGCGCAGTGGTCGGGTTGGTCATGCCCCCCACCCCGATGACGGTCGTGATGCTGCGGCGAACAGGACGCGGCGGACGTCGACGGGCCGCCGGTGCGCGAGGGCTTCGGCGGCCGCAGCGGGAGGGTTCTCGAGAACAGGGTGAAGGGTGACCAAGCGGACGGGATTCACGGTTTCTCCTCGGTTCGGAACGGGGGGCAAAGCACCCGGACAACGCACCTGATCACAGGGCCGCTACGGGCAGCCGTGGGCGACGAGTCGAGTGAAAGTTCGACGCCGGGGCGCGGACAGCAAGCGCCGTCTGCACGGGCGGCTCCTCTCGCGTCGTTCGATTCACACGTACGGGGAAGGCGGCGGGACGGTCGCCCGAGCGGCGGATTGCATGACGCGTCGACAGCACCCGGCTCCTTCGGTGTGGTGTGGCTGTGCTCTGCGGACGGACCCTCGCCCAGACCACTGACAACCCGGGGCCGCCGGCACCGTGATCCGGTCATCCCGGGCCCGCCCTGCCGCCACCCGCCACCCGCGAATTGGTGGGCTCTGACCTGGGGTGGTGCCGGGAGAAAGGATTCTTGAACTCTCCAGGCCGGCCCGGAATCAGGCGCTTGCGAGAGTGGCTCGATCTGGTTCGCGGCCCGGGTGAGCTTCCGGAGCGTCCCGCCCCTGGACGGCTCCGAAGGCGGCTAGCATCGGCACCTTCGACGCGGCCGGCGCACGTCCGGGTGAGGTTCTCGCGTTCCGTGCCCGCGCCCGCAGACAGGCCACTACATTCGAACGCGCCGTCCCCCGCTGCGCCCCTGTGGAGCTGCACCGGCACGAGGTCACCAGGAGAGCCATGACCGTTGCCGCCCCGCACCTCCGGTGCTTCCCGGAGCAGCAGTGGCCGCCGGCGGTGACCGGCCGTCCGGTGGAAGCCGCGCACTGGCAGGGCGCCGCGTACCTCGGCCGGGCGGTGCGGTGGTGATCGTTCTTCCAGAGGTGTTCGTGCGGGTCACCGTGGACCGCGAAGGCCCGGCGGGCTCGGCATGGCTCTCCGCCCTCCCCGCCATCGTGAGCGAGGTGGCCGAGCGCTGGGCCTGCACGCCGGACGGTGAACCGCTGTACGGGGGT
Coding sequences within:
- a CDS encoding aminoglycoside phosphotransferase family protein, with translation MTNPTTAPPALLAWASRELGARPAVTDVSHPRANSRVWRLDLPGELRFYLKISPKAVMYERETLALRSAAPALGAGGAPQLRASSAEDLALLLTAVPGRPLKQLELSPVEEARAHRHGGALLARLHAASDQSGPRRAEAEQALQAAAEGAEGHLAAAGDELTAPEQKLVRRLAEELRALPPLPLAFIHGDAWHRNLMWSTARQQAGWIDFERSRAATAVQDFVLMACSTWTDRPDLRAACLQGYGRNLTVEEQHALKCLAAIDAVSCLVWGPKLDDPHVTARGRRTLDRLMAGVFA